From a region of the Nothobranchius furzeri strain GRZ-AD chromosome 12, NfurGRZ-RIMD1, whole genome shotgun sequence genome:
- the LOC129166861 gene encoding putative leucine-rich repeat-containing protein DDB_G0290503, producing the protein MIQGPAMSRQQRQQAQKYEQLSYDPSRLEQITLLTEENNKLKSKLEETQEHFSKATGLPLDGYQLRQRCINLEKQLQASQNQLMESESMRIADRNYISELVQNIEIQRSELEIAKTSDWKRVDVIADEKDTLFNDILIKLRHYKDEIFGLQAAFNEFSGWKGQIKTIHGKTDALTSSISHLEAKLRDLVKEGEDMSVSKQNDTIINVPLSELSDIKERNIDLESEIKGLTIKNDENERLIQELRRKLENSHREEECNYFKSTIEELQTSEAALLKEVHELKETRSMCNEKINSLSQTIEKAEREKMSAEKISEELKQINEKLQIVSSFRDSYQKQKEMNIQEPHLQKTISLQGQQIKQDDLQGRNEMHQSLNDKNKLKKDSQSSELQLKLDKLKMKLENKQEQYKELHKDIWSFLETVSDNAGILLNKKEPVSNQISTALEQIKVYINNTSQGLVSRRNLHKKLAAKAAALRKAEQELESSNKVIDELRIQLEEMKQRHNTELIELELASQEGITEYIREISQLKDAIKTAENELEYLKSPDFKPDKELPKKVEELTLELLISKGKQKQLQRINDKQQNECEELRKQISQLSADNGKSSSEGKFEERFLKAQPSKPKTVKAPLKKNGGENEVLSPGEKAPKYHAGIQETSKNEEMFTDPWSSDSDDEVQTSFYNEIHPKEDSCSKIPKKMGPEVVKMDTSPKKTEKDIDLFLPERWSPKNQAKTSENSKISEQSPLSRFNPKQGKTPLPSVRSRRTDLPQNVLPVPTDEFEKSFGNEKSPRAHRYTKSTNELGAEVKKMDTSPNKIEKEKELISSEKKSHDEFLDSWLKEFGWSDDITEDRLLPGSDSGSRNETSPKEAKSMKSSKELGAEVKKMDISPTKTEKDVELCLPGIWFKKHQAKTSENSKISEQSPPSRFNPKRGNTPLPSMRSRRTDLPQNVLPVPTDEFEKSFGNEKSPRAHRYTKSTNELGAEVKKMDTSPTKSEKEKELISSEKKSTNEILDSLLEEFGWLDDITEDRLLPGSDGGHRNEKSPKEAKSTKSTNELGAEVKKMDASPKKSEKEKELISSEKKSTNEILDSLLEEFGWLDDITEDRLLPGSDGGHRNEKSPKEAKSTKSTNELGAEVKKMDASPKKSEKEKELISSEKKSTNEILDSLLEEFGWLDDITEDRLLPGSDGGHRNEKSPKEAKSTKSTNELGAEVKKMDASPKKSEKEKELISPEKKSTNEILDSLLEEFGWLDDITEDRLLPGSDGGHRNEKSPKEAKSTKSTNELGAEVKKMDASPKKSEKEKELISPEKKSTNEILDSLLEEFGWLDDITEDRLLPGSDGGHRNEKSPKEAKSTKSTNELGAEVKKLDASPKKSEK; encoded by the coding sequence ATGATTCAAGGACCAGCTATGTCAAGACAGCAGAGACAGCAAGCTCAGAAATACGAGCAACTCTCGTATGACCCATCAAGGCTCGAGCAAATTACGCTTCTCACAGAAGAAAATAACAAACTGAAAAGCAAACTTGAAGAAACACAGGAGCACTTTAGCAAGGCTACAGGACTTCCACTTGATGGATACCAGCTGAGACAACGGTGTATTAACTTGGAAAAACAGCTTCAGGCTTCTCAAAATCAGCTTATGGAAAGTGAGTCGATGCGCATAGCTGACAGAAACTACATTAGCGAACTTGTTCAGAACATtgaaatccagcgatctgagctgGAAATTGCAAAGACCAGTGACTGGAAACGAGTCGATGTTATAGCAGATGAAAAAGACACGCTGTTTAACGACATTTTAATCAAACTGAGGCACTATAAAGATGAAATCTTTGGTCTCCAGGCTGCCTTTAATGAGTTCAGTGGGTGGAAAGGTCAAATTAAAACCATACATGGTAAGACAGACGCCTTGACCAGCTCGATAAGTCACCTAGAGGCGAAGCTAAGGGACCTGGTGAAAGAAGGTGAAGACATGAGTGTTTCCAAACAAAACGACACCATAATCAATGTGCCTTTATCAGAACTGAGTGATATAAAAGAGAGAAATATAGATTTAGAGTCTGAAATTAAAGGCCTGACCATAAAGAATGATGAGAATGAAAGACTAATTCAGGAACTGAGAAGAAAATTGGAAAACAGCCACAGAGAAGAGGAATGCAATTATTTCAAATCAACAATTGAAGAGTTGCAGACATCCGAGGCAGCGCTTCTAAAGGAGGTTCATGAGCTGAAGGAAACGCGCTCGATGTGCAATGAAAAGATTAATAGTCTTTCTCAAACCATCGAAAAGGCTGAACGTGAGAAAATGAGTGCAGAGAAAATTTCTGAGGAGCTAAAACAGATAAACGAAAAATTGCAGATAGTCTCCTCATTTAGGGACAGTTACCAAAAGCAGAAAGAGATGAACATTCAAGAGCCTCACTTGCAGAAAACGATAAGTCTGCAGGGGCAACAGATCAAGCAGGATGATTTGCAGGGAAGAAATGAAATGCATCAGTCTCTTAATGATAAAAATAAGCTGAAAAAAGATTCTCAATCGTCCGAACTTCAGTTAAAATTAGATAAATTAAAGATGAAGCTAGAAAACAAACAAGAGCAGTACAAGGAGCTTCACAAAGACATCTGGAGTTTTTTAGAAACTGTTTCTGATAATGCAGGAATCTTACTGAATAAGAAGGAACCTGTCAGTAATCAGATATCAACAGCCTTGGAACAAATCAAAGTTTATATCAATAACACTTCGCAGGGCCTCGTTTCTCGCAGGAATTTACACAAAAAATTAGCAGCGAAAGCCGCCGCTCTAAGGAAGGCAGAACAAGAGCTGGAGTCCAGTAATAAGGTTATAGATGAGCTGCGTATTCAGCTCGAGGAGATGAAACAAAGGCACAACACGGAACTAATTGAGCTGGAATTGGCTTCACAAGAAGGAATTACAGAATATATCAGGGAAATTAGCCAGCTGAAGGACGCAATTAAAACTGCAGAGAATGAGCTGGAATACTTAAAAAGTCCAGATTTCAAGCCAGACAAAGAACTCCCGAAAAAGGTGGAAGaactgactctagagctgctgatTAGCAAGGGAAAGcaaaaacagcttcagagaaTAAACGACAAGCAACAGAATGAATGTGAGGAGCTCAGGAAACAAATCAGTCAACTCAGCGCCGATAATGGGAAGTCAAGCTCTGAGGGAAAATTTGAAGAGAGATTTTTGAAGGCACAGCCTTCCAAACCGAAGACGGTAAAAGCGCCTCTAAAGAAGAATGGAGGGGAGAATGAAGTGCTTTCGCCAGGGGAAAAGGCTCCTAAATATCATGCAGGGATTCAGGAAACATCAAAGAATGAAGAAATGTTCACAGACCCATGGTCTTCAGACTCTGATGATGAAGTTCAAACGAGCTTTTACAATGAAATACATCCCAAAGAAGACAGTTGCTCCAAAATACCAAAAAAAATGGGGCCTGAGGTGGTAAAGATGGACACTTCTCCAAAGAAAACTGAAAAAGATATTGACTTATTTTTACCTGAGAGATGGTCTCCGAAAAATCAAGCCAAAACATCTGAAAACAGCAAAATAAGTGAACAAAGCCCACTATCCAGGTTCAACCCCAAACAAGGAAAAACCCCTTTACCTTCAGTGAGAAGCAGACGTACTGATCTCCCCCAAAACGTTCTACCAGTTCCTACAGATGAATTTGAAAAGAGCTTTGGGAATGAAAAATCTCCCAGGGCACACAGATATACAAAATCTACAAATGAACTGGGggctgaagtaaaaaagatggacACTTCTCCAAATAAAATTGAAAAGGAGAAAGAGTTAATTTCATCTGAGAAAAAGTCTCATGACGAGTTCTTGGATTCATGGTTGAAGGAATTTGGTTGGTCTGATGATATCACTGAAGACAGATTGTTGCCAGGCTCCGATAGTGGATCTAGGAATGAAACATCTCCCAAGGAAGCCAAAAGCATGAAATCTTCAAAAGAACTGGGggctgaagtaaaaaagatggacATTTCTCCAACAAAAACTGAAAAGGATGTTGAATTATGTTTACCTGGGATATGGTTTAAGAAACATCAAGCTAAAACATCTGAAAACAGCAAAATAAGTGAACAaagcccaccatccaggttcaacCCCAAACGAGGAAATACCCCTTTACCTTCAATGAGAAGCAGACGTACTGATCTCCCCCAAAACGTTCTACCAGTTCCTACAGATGAATTTGAAAAGAGCTTTGGGAATGAAAAATCTCCCAGGGCACACAGATATACAAAATCTACAAATGAACTGGGggctgaagtaaaaaagatggacACTTCTCCAACGAAAAGTGAAAAGGAGAAAGAGTTAATTTCATCTGAGAAAAAGTCTACCAACGAGATCTTGGATTCATTGTTGGAGGAATTTGGTTGGCTTGACGATATCACTGAAGACAGATTGTTGCCAGGCTCCGATGGTGGCCATAGGAATGAAAAATCTCCCAAGGAAGCCAAAAGCACGAAATCTACAAATGAACTGGGggctgaagtaaaaaagatggacGCTTCTCCAAAGAAAAGTGAAAAGGAGAAAGAGTTAATTTCATCTGAGAAAAAGTCTACCAACGAGATCTTGGATTCATTGTTGGAGGAATTTGGTTGGCTTGACGATATCACTGAAGACAGATTGTTGCCAGGCTCCGATGGTGGCCATAGGAATGAAAAATCTCCCAAGGAAGCCAAAAGCACGAAATCTACAAATGAACTGGGggctgaagtaaaaaagatggacGCTTCTCCAAAGAAAAGTGAAAAGGAGAAAGAGTTAATTTCATCTGAGAAAAAGTCTACCAACGAGATCTTGGATTCATTGTTGGAGGAATTTGGTTGGCTTGACGATATCACTGAAGACAGATTGTTGCCAGGCTCCGATGGTGGCCATAGGAATGAAAAATCTCCCAAGGAAGCCAAAAGCACGAAATCTACAAATGAACTGGGggctgaagtaaaaaagatggacGCTTCTCCAAAGAAAAGTGAAAAGGAGAAAGAGTTAATTTCACCTGAGAAAAAGTCTACCAACGAGATCTTGGATTCATTGTTGGAGGAATTTGGTTGGCTTGACGATATCACTGAAGACAGATTGTTGCCAGGCTCCGATGGTGGCCATAGGAATGAAAAATCTCCCAAGGAAGCCAAAAGCACGAAATCTACAAATGAACTGGGggctgaagtaaaaaagatggacGCTTCTCCAAAGAAAAGTGAAAAGGAGAAAGAGTTAATTTCACCTGAGAAAAAGTCTACCAACGAGATCTTGGATTCATTGTTGGAGGAATTTGGTTGGCTTGACGATATCACTGAAGACAGATTGTTGCCAGGCTCCGATGGTGGCCATAGGAATGAAAAATCTCCCAAGGAAGCCAAAAGCACGAAATCTACAAATGAACTGGGGGCTGAAGTAAAAAAGTTGGACGCTTCTCCAAAGAAAAGTGAAAAATGA
- the LOC129166962 gene encoding P2X purinoceptor 7-like, whose translation MILTPDHPQPGPCPPQSPSWCVCLQCRNMATPLEQKCCQQQPQNCTSLLPHMDFYILNEGAWRLARRIWNDLRAEADIWDPGESHRQFRYAAYRNFIVWQYGLLGPGVRIVIPSCCVWKIRDGFPDPNGQYVGFLPSRV comes from the coding sequence ATGATTCTCACCCCTGATCACCCTCAACCTGGACCTTGTCCTCCACAGTCACCCAGCTGGTGTGTCTGTCTACAGTGCAGAAATATGGCAACACCGCTGGAACAAAAATGctgtcaacaacaaccacagaactGTACATCACTGTTGCCACACATGGACTTCTACATCTTGAATGAAGGTGCATGGAGACTGGCCAGACGAATCTGGAACGACCTTAGAGCGGAGGCTGACATCTGGGATCCAGGAGAAAGCCATAGGCAGTTCCGCTATGCAGCATACAGGAACTTTATTGTCTGGCAGTATGGCCTTCTGGGACCAGGTGTTAGAATTGTTATACCTTCATGTTGTGTGTGGAAAATTAGAGATGGTTTCCCAGATCCAAATGGACAGTATGTAGGCTTTCTTCCTTCAAGAGTGTAA